One genomic segment of Oxalobacteraceae sp. CFBP 8761 includes these proteins:
- the lptA gene encoding lipopolysaccharide transport periplasmic protein LptA: MKKLFAAAFLSLLSLTAMAEKADSLKQAALEYDNGDLDGVAGVRTFTGNVILTRGTLLVKAERAVVRETPEGYMSVTLTAANGKPATFRQKRDGGPNLWVEGQAERIEYDERSELVRLYSNAIVKELENDRMTNQMTGPFISYDNRKEVVAVRNDVSGESKVGGGRGTLILAPKRAPAGGTQ; this comes from the coding sequence ATGAAAAAACTCTTTGCTGCCGCTTTCTTGTCACTCCTTTCCTTGACCGCCATGGCCGAAAAGGCCGACTCGCTCAAGCAGGCGGCGCTCGAATACGATAACGGCGACCTCGATGGCGTCGCGGGCGTGCGCACCTTCACCGGCAACGTGATCCTGACCCGTGGCACGCTGCTGGTCAAGGCCGAACGCGCCGTGGTCAGGGAGACGCCCGAAGGCTATATGAGCGTGACGCTCACCGCGGCCAACGGCAAGCCCGCCACGTTCCGCCAGAAGCGCGACGGCGGCCCGAACCTGTGGGTCGAAGGCCAGGCCGAACGCATCGAATACGACGAACGTTCGGAGCTGGTGCGCCTGTACTCGAACGCCATCGTCAAGGAACTCGAAAACGACCGGATGACCAACCAGATGACCGGCCCGTTCATCTCGTACGACAACCGCAAGGAAGTCGTCGCCGTGCGCAATGACGTCAGCGGCGAGAGCAAGGTTGGCGGCGGGCGCGGCACGCTGATCCTGGCGCCCAAGCGTGCGCCGGCCGGAGGCACGCAATGA
- the lptC gene encoding LPS export ABC transporter periplasmic protein LptC has protein sequence MATIASNKRTAHRWNLLAMIVIGVFFAFGSFWLLQLMQATDIDAQLGGPPDEPDYIVENFSFVRMTPNGQPSYVVSGKRLAHIPLGDVSNVEQPLMRGVEPGRPPMTVVAKNARIFHEEHRVELFGDVDLQRPKTPASEALRVRTQAMTVLPDEEIVKTDQPIDMELGASSLRATGMMANNATMQMQLSGRGRIVYPPRQR, from the coding sequence ATGGCCACGATCGCCTCCAACAAACGCACCGCGCATCGCTGGAATCTGCTGGCGATGATCGTGATTGGCGTGTTCTTCGCCTTCGGCAGCTTCTGGCTGCTGCAGCTGATGCAGGCGACCGACATCGATGCGCAGCTGGGCGGCCCACCCGACGAGCCGGATTACATCGTCGAGAATTTCTCGTTCGTGCGGATGACGCCCAACGGCCAGCCGAGCTACGTGGTGTCGGGCAAGCGCCTGGCGCATATCCCGCTGGGCGACGTGTCGAATGTCGAGCAGCCGCTGATGCGCGGCGTCGAGCCGGGCCGTCCACCGATGACGGTGGTGGCCAAGAACGCGCGCATCTTCCACGAAGAACACCGCGTCGAACTGTTCGGCGACGTCGATCTGCAGCGCCCGAAGACGCCCGCCAGCGAAGCACTGCGCGTGCGCACGCAGGCCATGACCGTGTTGCCCGACGAAGAAATCGTCAAGACCGACCAGCCGATCGACATGGAGCTTGGCGCGTCCAGCCTCAGGGCCACCGGCATGATGGCCAACAACGCGACCATGCAGATGCAATTGTCAGGCCGCGGCCGTATCGTCTATCCGCCACGCCAGCGCTGA
- a CDS encoding HAD family hydrolase, translating to MNTPVLAHIERAARIKVMIFDVDGVLTDGSLTYGPDGEVTKTFNVLDGLGIQMLNKSGVQTAIISARLSPIVVRRAADLGISHVYQGNHDKRIGFANLLEATGFTADQCGYIGDDVIDLPLFARVGFAVAVPSGHPDVQHRAHYVTKNGGGRGAVREICDLVMRAQGTYDQALAPYFA from the coding sequence ATGAACACTCCTGTATTGGCCCACATCGAGCGCGCCGCGCGCATCAAGGTCATGATCTTCGACGTCGACGGTGTGCTCACCGACGGCAGCCTGACCTACGGCCCCGATGGCGAAGTCACCAAGACCTTCAATGTGCTCGACGGCCTGGGCATCCAGATGCTCAATAAATCCGGTGTGCAGACCGCGATCATCAGTGCGCGCCTGTCGCCGATCGTCGTCCGGCGCGCCGCCGACCTGGGCATCTCGCATGTCTACCAGGGCAACCACGACAAGCGCATCGGCTTTGCCAATCTGCTCGAGGCCACCGGCTTTACCGCCGACCAATGCGGCTACATCGGCGACGACGTGATCGACCTGCCGCTGTTCGCACGCGTCGGCTTTGCCGTTGCCGTGCCGTCCGGCCATCCGGACGTGCAGCACCGCGCGCATTACGTGACCAAGAACGGTGGCGGACGTGGCGCGGTGCGCGAGATCTGCGACCTCGTCATGCGCGCGCAGGGCACCTATGACCAGGCGCTCGCGCCGTATTTCGCCTGA
- a CDS encoding KpsF/GutQ family sugar-phosphate isomerase: protein MSVTDDQIMLKSFDETLAQRVLELGRQTLAIEADAIVALHARLGDDSSFVDAAQLIYAGTGRVVVSGMGKSGHIGRKIAATLSSTGTPAFFMHPGEAAHGDLGMVTANDILIAISNSGESSELLDILPAVKRLGARVIAMTGKPASRLARLADVHLNIAVAKEACTLNLAPTTSTTVTLAMGDALAVALLDVRGFREHDFALSHPGGALGRRLLTHVRDVMRTGDAIPSVGLDVPLVKALLEISQKGMGMTAVVDAAGRPLGVFTDGDLRRVIERMHDFSNVLIRDVMHANPRSVRPEQLAVDAVAVMEEFRINQMLVIDEAGQLVGALHIHDLTRAKVI from the coding sequence ATGAGTGTAACTGATGACCAAATAATGCTGAAAAGTTTTGACGAAACCCTGGCGCAGCGCGTGCTGGAACTGGGTCGCCAGACCCTTGCGATCGAGGCCGATGCCATCGTTGCGTTGCACGCGCGCCTGGGCGACGACAGCAGCTTCGTCGACGCCGCGCAACTGATCTACGCCGGCACCGGCCGCGTGGTCGTTTCGGGGATGGGCAAGTCGGGGCACATCGGCCGCAAGATCGCCGCCACGCTGTCGTCCACCGGTACGCCGGCGTTCTTCATGCACCCGGGCGAAGCGGCGCACGGCGACCTGGGCATGGTTACCGCGAATGACATCCTGATCGCCATTTCCAATTCGGGCGAATCGTCCGAACTGCTCGATATCCTGCCGGCCGTGAAGCGCCTGGGCGCGCGCGTGATCGCCATGACCGGCAAGCCGGCTTCGCGCCTGGCCAGGCTGGCCGATGTCCACCTGAACATCGCGGTAGCCAAAGAAGCCTGCACGCTCAACCTGGCGCCGACCACCAGCACCACCGTCACGCTGGCCATGGGCGATGCGCTGGCCGTGGCGCTGCTCGACGTGCGCGGTTTTCGCGAGCATGATTTCGCGCTGTCGCATCCGGGCGGCGCGCTGGGCCGGCGCCTGCTGACGCACGTGCGCGATGTGATGCGCACCGGTGACGCCATCCCGTCGGTGGGCCTGGATGTCCCGCTGGTCAAGGCGCTGCTCGAGATCAGCCAGAAGGGCATGGGTATGACCGCCGTGGTCGATGCTGCTGGCCGGCCGCTGGGCGTGTTCACCGACGGCGACTTGCGCCGCGTGATCGAGCGCATGCACGATTTTTCGAATGTGCTGATTCGCGACGTCATGCACGCCAATCCGCGCAGCGTGCGCCCCGAGCAACTGGCGGTCGACGCGGTCGCCGTGATGGAAGAATTCCGCATCAACCAGATGCTCGTGATCGATGAGGCGGGCCAGCTGGTCGGCGCGCTGCACATCCACGACCTGACCCGCGCAAAGGTAATCTGA
- a CDS encoding cation:proton antiporter, translating into MHSGLELTLLLLGCAVLGVVAFRTLQLPPMLGYLAVGVLIGPHALALAEDSPTTHALGEFGIVFLMFSIGLEFSLGQLRSMRRIVFGLGLGQVVTTVAAAMGIGLLAAYLMPHLTLAWQAAFALGGALAMSSTAIVVKLLTERLELESEHGRRIIGILLFQDLAVVPLLIMIPALARDPEDMAITLGLAALKAGLVLALLLFFGQKLMGRWFTIVAKRRSQELFMLNLLLVTLGSAWITEQAGLSLALGAFVAGMLISETPYKHQVEEDIKPFRDVLLGLFFITIGMLLDLRLVSQYWWQVTLLLALVVLLKAGLIVLMARAFGAPLGTALRTGLALAQAGEFSFVLLSHASGSKLIDPFVMQLVLASMVLSMLLAPFIIGYMDRIVMKVAANEWMMQSLQLTQLATRTMTTQKHVIIAGFGRSGQSLATLLKEEALPWYALDLDPERVQKAQAAGASVSYGDAARRESLIAAGVHRASALVITFADTRQALKVLHLVHELAPALPVIVRSHDDGDMDVLKAAGATEVVPEALESSLMLASHALVTLGVPLRRVVHRVQAARKGRYATLRGYFHGADDSGADLEHGQVKLHSVRLHAQAGAIGLSLDALQLADVAVEVTALRRGGQNIAPGPAVLLAAGDVVVLRGDSEAVSRAEERLL; encoded by the coding sequence ATGCATTCTGGTCTCGAACTTACCCTGTTGCTGCTTGGCTGCGCCGTCCTCGGCGTGGTGGCCTTTCGCACCCTGCAGCTGCCGCCGATGCTCGGCTACTTGGCCGTCGGTGTCCTGATCGGCCCCCATGCCCTGGCCCTGGCCGAAGACAGCCCCACCACCCACGCGCTGGGCGAATTCGGCATCGTCTTTTTGATGTTCTCGATCGGGCTCGAATTCTCGCTCGGCCAGCTGCGCTCGATGCGGCGCATCGTGTTCGGACTGGGGCTCGGCCAAGTCGTAACGACGGTCGCTGCGGCCATGGGCATCGGCCTGCTGGCGGCCTACCTGATGCCCCACCTGACGCTGGCGTGGCAGGCCGCATTCGCGCTGGGCGGCGCGCTGGCCATGTCGTCCACCGCGATCGTCGTCAAGCTGCTCACCGAGCGCCTGGAGCTCGAGAGCGAACACGGACGGCGCATCATCGGCATCCTGCTGTTCCAGGACCTGGCGGTGGTGCCGCTCCTGATCATGATCCCGGCGCTGGCGCGCGATCCGGAAGACATGGCCATCACGCTGGGCCTGGCCGCACTGAAGGCAGGCCTGGTGCTAGCGCTGCTGCTGTTCTTTGGCCAGAAGCTGATGGGGCGGTGGTTCACGATCGTGGCCAAGCGCCGTTCGCAGGAGCTGTTCATGCTCAACCTGCTGCTCGTGACACTGGGTTCGGCCTGGATCACCGAGCAGGCCGGCCTGTCGCTGGCGCTCGGCGCGTTCGTCGCCGGCATGCTCATTTCCGAGACGCCCTACAAGCACCAGGTGGAAGAAGACATCAAGCCGTTTCGCGACGTGCTGCTTGGCCTGTTCTTCATCACGATCGGCATGCTGCTCGACCTGCGCCTGGTGAGCCAGTACTGGTGGCAGGTCACGCTGCTGCTGGCGCTCGTGGTGCTGCTCAAGGCCGGCCTCATTGTGCTGATGGCGCGCGCATTCGGCGCGCCGCTGGGCACCGCGCTGCGCACGGGTCTCGCGCTGGCGCAGGCCGGCGAATTCAGCTTCGTGCTGCTCAGCCATGCATCGGGCTCGAAGCTGATCGATCCGTTCGTGATGCAGCTGGTGCTGGCCTCGATGGTGCTGTCGATGCTGCTGGCACCCTTCATCATCGGCTACATGGACCGGATCGTGATGAAGGTCGCGGCCAACGAGTGGATGATGCAATCGCTGCAGCTGACGCAGCTGGCCACGCGCACCATGACTACCCAGAAGCACGTGATCATCGCCGGCTTCGGGCGCAGTGGCCAGAGCCTGGCCACGCTGCTGAAAGAAGAGGCCTTGCCGTGGTACGCGCTCGACCTGGATCCGGAGCGCGTGCAGAAGGCGCAGGCGGCCGGCGCCTCGGTCTCGTACGGCGATGCGGCGCGCCGCGAAAGCCTGATCGCGGCCGGCGTACACCGCGCCAGCGCGCTGGTGATCACGTTCGCCGACACGCGCCAGGCGCTCAAGGTGCTGCACCTGGTGCACGAACTGGCGCCCGCCCTGCCCGTGATCGTGCGCAGCCACGACGACGGCGACATGGATGTGCTCAAGGCGGCCGGTGCGACCGAGGTGGTGCCGGAAGCCCTTGAGAGCAGCCTGATGCTCGCCTCGCACGCGCTGGTGACGCTCGGCGTACCACTGCGCCGCGTGGTGCACCGCGTGCAGGCCGCGCGCAAGGGCCGCTACGCCACGCTGCGCGGCTACTTCCACGGCGCGGACGACAGCGGTGCGGATCTCGAACATGGTCAGGTGAAGCTGCATTCTGTGCGCCTGCATGCGCAGGCGGGTGCAATCGGCCTGTCGCTGGACGCGTTGCAGCTGGCCGACGTGGCGGTGGAGGTAACCGCCTTGCGACGCGGCGGCCAGAATATCGCGCCCGGCCCGGCCGTGCTGCTGGCGGCGGGCGATGTTGTGGTGCTGCGCGGGGACAGCGAAGCGGTCAGCCGCGCCGAGGAGCGGCTGCTGTAG
- a CDS encoding sensor domain-containing diguanylate cyclase, whose amino-acid sequence MHEPSVSSRELMAENETLRARMAYLLEQAERNHAIMCRHQAFDLQIVGASSFPDLVGTIFTTLPVISDLDIVTLSLIDQNADIYTVMHRLGVDFETLPNLIFCEHAVELGFDMAPESPLRPILGAYAPGQHRAMFPQPPANLRSVALVPLMRNKRLIGSLNLGSADASRFTPALGTDFVEHMGSIIAICLENVISNEMLKYIGLTDSLTGAYNRRYMDRRLAEEIARARRQGYRLSCMYIDIDHFKRVNDTVGHQGGDDVLREVCTRIKAELRMSDTLCRFGGEEFVVVLIDADLENASIVANRIRTSVAGLPVDLSTGEQVSVTVSIGVAALTDFERDHAIEGVAQELIASADAALYQAKAAGRNQVVTAA is encoded by the coding sequence ATGCACGAGCCGAGCGTGTCGTCGCGGGAACTGATGGCGGAAAACGAGACCTTGCGCGCACGCATGGCGTATCTGCTCGAACAGGCCGAGCGTAATCACGCGATCATGTGCCGCCACCAGGCATTCGACCTGCAGATCGTCGGTGCCAGCAGTTTCCCTGACCTGGTCGGCACGATTTTTACCACGCTGCCGGTGATCTCGGACCTCGATATCGTCACGCTGTCGCTGATCGACCAGAACGCCGATATCTACACGGTCATGCATCGCCTGGGCGTCGATTTCGAAACGCTGCCCAACCTGATCTTCTGCGAGCATGCGGTCGAACTTGGCTTTGACATGGCACCGGAATCTCCGCTGCGGCCCATCCTGGGCGCCTATGCGCCGGGCCAGCACCGTGCGATGTTCCCGCAGCCGCCAGCCAACCTGCGCAGCGTGGCGCTGGTGCCTTTGATGCGCAACAAGCGCCTGATCGGCAGCCTGAACCTGGGCAGCGCCGACGCAAGCCGGTTCACGCCGGCGCTGGGCACCGATTTCGTCGAGCACATGGGCTCGATCATCGCGATCTGCCTCGAGAACGTGATCAGCAACGAGATGCTCAAGTACATCGGCCTGACCGATTCGCTCACCGGCGCCTACAACCGGCGCTACATGGACCGGCGCCTGGCCGAAGAAATCGCGCGTGCGCGGCGCCAGGGCTACCGCCTGTCCTGCATGTACATCGACATCGACCACTTCAAGCGCGTCAACGATACGGTCGGCCATCAGGGCGGGGACGACGTGCTGCGCGAGGTGTGCACCCGCATCAAGGCCGAACTGCGGATGTCCGATACGCTGTGCCGCTTCGGCGGCGAGGAATTTGTCGTGGTGCTGATCGACGCCGACCTGGAAAACGCCAGCATCGTCGCCAACCGCATCCGTACTAGCGTGGCCGGCTTGCCGGTGGACCTGAGCACGGGCGAGCAGGTGAGCGTGACGGTGTCGATCGGCGTGGCGGCGCTGACTGATTTCGAGCGCGATCATGCCATCGAAGGCGTCGCGCAAGAGCTGATCGCGTCGGCCGACGCGGCGCTGTACCAGGCCAAGGCCGCGGGCCGCAACCAGGTCGTCACGGCTGCCTGA
- a CDS encoding MOSC N-terminal beta barrel domain-containing protein — protein sequence MATVTELVIYPIKSCAGLSVPEARLALDGLFANGVHDREWMLVMPDGLFLTQREVPRMATVTPRIDATALIVNAPGMPPLHLPLAHDAAAPTIEVLLWEDRLPAADCGDAAANWFTTALNAPCRLVRFRPDVHRPTSTKWTNGVPAATRFSDGYPILLIGQASLDDINTKLVQAGRDKLPMNRFRPNVVVDGIAAFEEDFVAAFHGDGMTLRPVKPCARCPIPAVDQATGIPGPDPLDILQAWRANPRMDGAVTVGMNVIVQDGIGQTLRVGQPLNAELAF from the coding sequence ATGGCCACCGTTACCGAACTCGTTATCTACCCGATCAAATCCTGCGCCGGCCTGTCTGTCCCCGAGGCCCGTCTTGCTCTCGACGGCCTCTTCGCAAACGGCGTGCACGACCGCGAATGGATGCTCGTCATGCCCGACGGCCTGTTCCTGACCCAGCGCGAAGTGCCGCGCATGGCCACGGTCACGCCGCGCATCGACGCCACAGCGTTGATCGTCAACGCCCCCGGTATGCCGCCCCTGCACCTGCCGCTGGCACATGACGCCGCCGCGCCCACCATCGAGGTCCTGCTGTGGGAAGACCGCCTCCCCGCCGCCGATTGCGGTGACGCGGCCGCCAATTGGTTCACCACCGCCCTCAACGCCCCATGCCGCCTGGTGCGCTTTCGCCCCGACGTGCACCGCCCGACCAGCACCAAATGGACAAACGGTGTCCCGGCCGCCACCCGGTTTTCGGACGGCTACCCGATCCTGCTGATCGGCCAGGCGTCGCTCGACGACATCAACACAAAACTCGTGCAGGCCGGTCGCGACAAGCTGCCGATGAACCGCTTCCGCCCGAACGTCGTCGTCGATGGCATCGCCGCGTTCGAGGAAGATTTCGTCGCGGCCTTCCACGGCGACGGAATGACGCTGCGCCCCGTCAAGCCCTGCGCGCGCTGCCCAATCCCGGCCGTCGACCAGGCCACCGGCATTCCCGGCCCTGATCCGCTCGACATCCTGCAAGCCTGGCGCGCCAACCCGCGCATGGATGGCGCCGTCACGGTGGGCATGAACGTGATCGTGCAGGATGGGATTGGCCAGACGCTGCGCGTCGGCCAGCCACTGAACGCCGAACTGGCTTTCTAA
- the ychF gene encoding redox-regulated ATPase YchF: MTLKCGIVGLPNVGKSTLFNALTKAGIPAENYPFCTIEPNVGVVEVPDPRMDALSAIVKPERMVNAIVEFVDIAGLVAGASKGEGLGNQFLSHIRETDAIINVVRCFQDDNVIHVAGKVSPLDDIEVIQTELALADMTAVEKAIHREGKKARSGDKDAAKLVAVCERLMPHLDQGKPVRTMGLDADEMEMIKTLHLITAKPAMFVANVSDTGFTNNPLLDLLTAYAKEQNAPIVAISAAIESEIAEMDDADKADFLSDMGMEEPGLDRLIRAAYKLLGLQTYFTAGVKEVRAWTIHVGDTAPQAAGVIHTDFERGFIRAQTIAYDDFLAYKGEAGAKEAGKMRAEGKEYVVKDGDVLNFLFNV; the protein is encoded by the coding sequence ATGACTCTCAAATGCGGCATCGTCGGCTTGCCAAACGTCGGCAAGTCCACCCTGTTCAACGCGCTGACCAAGGCCGGTATCCCGGCTGAAAATTATCCGTTCTGCACCATCGAACCGAACGTCGGCGTCGTCGAAGTGCCGGATCCACGTATGGATGCGCTGTCGGCCATCGTCAAGCCTGAGCGCATGGTCAATGCCATCGTCGAATTCGTCGACATCGCCGGCCTGGTTGCCGGTGCGTCGAAGGGCGAGGGCCTGGGCAACCAGTTCCTGTCGCACATCCGCGAAACCGACGCCATCATCAACGTCGTGCGCTGCTTCCAGGACGATAACGTGATCCACGTGGCCGGCAAGGTCAGCCCGCTGGACGACATCGAAGTCATCCAGACCGAGCTGGCGCTGGCCGACATGACCGCCGTCGAAAAAGCGATCCACCGCGAAGGCAAGAAAGCGCGCTCGGGTGACAAGGATGCCGCCAAGCTGGTCGCCGTCTGCGAACGCCTGATGCCGCACCTGGACCAGGGCAAACCAGTGCGCACCATGGGCCTGGACGCCGACGAAATGGAAATGATCAAGACGCTGCACCTGATCACGGCCAAGCCGGCGATGTTCGTGGCCAACGTGTCCGACACAGGCTTCACCAACAACCCGCTGCTGGACCTGCTGACCGCGTACGCGAAAGAGCAGAATGCCCCGATCGTCGCCATCAGCGCCGCGATTGAGTCCGAAATCGCCGAGATGGACGATGCCGACAAGGCCGACTTCCTGTCCGACATGGGCATGGAAGAGCCGGGCCTGGACCGCCTGATCCGCGCCGCCTACAAGCTGCTCGGCCTGCAGACGTACTTCACCGCGGGCGTGAAGGAAGTGCGCGCCTGGACCATCCACGTGGGCGACACCGCGCCACAGGCGGCCGGCGTGATCCACACCGACTTCGAACGTGGCTTCATCCGCGCGCAGACGATCGCGTATGACGACTTTTTGGCGTACAAGGGCGAGGCCGGTGCGAAAGAAGCGGGCAAGATGCGCGCTGAAGGCAAGGAATATGTGGTCAAGGATGGCGATGTGTTGAACTTCCTGTTCAACGTCTGA
- a CDS encoding patatin-like phospholipase family protein codes for MRALTFQAGPLAMAQIAAHGLRAQDIAIVPAAAGGPKGLIFASLDAWLFGEWLPTAPRERTLIGASIGAWRMAAACQKDPAKAFARLADLYTGQRYTRLKPSAQEIDEVVQALLAELVSGHEDDIIGHPHHRLHILADRGLRSLAAPVGRHAELRGFASAALHNAGSRAWLGRLMERVVIHDARSQAPWLREPFDRFTTHFSALTRANLASGLLASGTLPLIMKAVTDIAETPPGSYWDGGIIDYHLALPYARAAGADKSELVLYPHFTDHIVPGWLDKSMPWRRAARGPNRSWLENVLLVTPSAEFLRSLPRGKLPDRTDFTSFGLDHDERIRVWRRAIGEGERLRDELAEFALRPDLARIQPI; via the coding sequence ATGAGAGCGCTTACCTTCCAGGCCGGCCCCCTTGCCATGGCCCAGATCGCCGCGCATGGCTTGCGCGCGCAGGACATTGCCATCGTGCCTGCCGCGGCGGGCGGCCCCAAGGGCCTGATCTTCGCCTCGCTCGATGCGTGGCTGTTCGGCGAGTGGTTGCCGACGGCGCCGCGCGAACGAACCCTGATCGGCGCCTCCATCGGCGCCTGGCGCATGGCGGCCGCGTGCCAGAAGGATCCGGCAAAGGCGTTTGCCCGCCTGGCCGACCTCTACACCGGCCAGCGTTACACGCGCCTGAAACCCAGTGCGCAAGAGATCGACGAGGTCGTGCAAGCCCTGCTGGCCGAGCTGGTGAGCGGGCACGAAGACGACATCATCGGACATCCCCATCACCGCCTGCACATCCTGGCTGACCGTGGCCTGCGTTCGCTGGCCGCGCCGGTCGGCCGCCACGCCGAACTGCGCGGCTTCGCCTCGGCAGCGCTGCACAATGCCGGCTCACGGGCGTGGCTGGGGCGCTTGATGGAGAGGGTGGTCATCCATGATGCGCGCAGCCAGGCGCCATGGTTGCGCGAGCCGTTCGACCGTTTCACGACGCATTTTTCGGCATTGACGCGCGCGAATCTGGCCTCTGGCCTGCTGGCCTCGGGCACGCTGCCGTTGATCATGAAGGCGGTGACGGACATCGCCGAGACGCCTCCCGGCAGCTACTGGGATGGCGGCATCATCGACTACCACCTGGCCTTGCCGTATGCGCGCGCGGCTGGCGCGGACAAAAGCGAACTGGTGCTGTATCCGCATTTCACCGATCACATCGTGCCAGGCTGGCTCGACAAGAGCATGCCATGGCGACGCGCCGCGCGCGGCCCCAACCGCAGCTGGCTGGAGAATGTGCTGCTGGTGACGCCTTCCGCAGAATTCCTGCGCTCACTGCCGCGCGGCAAATTGCCGGACCGGACCGACTTTACGTCATTCGGCCTCGACCACGACGAGCGCATCCGCGTCTGGCGCCGCGCGATCGGGGAGGGCGAGCGCCTGCGCGATGAGCTGGCCGAATTCGCGCTGCGGCCCGACCTGGCGCGCATCCAGCCAATCTAG
- a CDS encoding DUF3857 domain-containing transglutaminase family protein, which translates to MMLRFVVMLCLLLWPLLGLQPACARDTGVERHVRHFVVEPSGAYLLTVEQTQTIAERIALPEHARYEIGYNQALEDIIAVEAYTEKADGRRLAVQPHQIRDQQQAASVDAPMFRDTRLKIVMFPDVNVGDRVAVRYVVRRHTPLFPGHFEDLSSARLQRQRDFRLVYDMPAAMVLQADAIGFLPMTVTNLPAPAAGKRRYAWRYLDGDGARPETDSVSYLDYGKRLAVSTFADYAALARAYQDRTAASALPDDTVMALAARVTGDVVEPRARAIALSDWVRRNVRYVDMHLGPGGVMPHAAATVLANRYGDAKDHAILLVALLASAGIDSTVALVNNGNAYRLPAAPTLGVLNHAIVYVPSLQLYLDSTADSVAGGFLPAALLGKPAVLTRSGEFAMLPFFQQARSHTLTQFTIQSDGSSRFTVTRTGSGALAEPYRNVPGGDAAISSRGASNGFTQPPGSARLATSYDLKGSLGEAVFAFAQVPERHQDFVCPAIDAEDELRFHLPTRSRVKALPRAVHVDDANFAYHSRYARRGALVTVQRQLKFRHTAATCTPDDYRRMRPALERMVRDLRSQVVFKRG; encoded by the coding sequence ATGATGCTGCGCTTTGTCGTCATGCTGTGTCTGCTTCTGTGGCCATTACTGGGGCTGCAGCCGGCATGCGCGCGTGATACGGGCGTCGAGCGCCACGTACGACACTTTGTCGTCGAACCCAGTGGCGCTTACCTGCTCACGGTCGAGCAAACCCAGACTATTGCTGAGCGCATTGCCCTGCCTGAGCACGCCCGGTACGAGATCGGCTACAACCAGGCGCTCGAGGACATCATCGCCGTCGAGGCATATACCGAAAAGGCCGACGGGCGCCGGCTCGCCGTGCAGCCGCACCAGATTCGCGACCAGCAACAAGCCGCGTCGGTCGACGCTCCGATGTTCCGGGACACACGCCTGAAGATTGTCATGTTTCCTGACGTTAACGTCGGCGACCGGGTGGCCGTGCGCTACGTCGTGCGGCGCCACACGCCGCTGTTTCCCGGCCACTTCGAAGACCTGTCCAGTGCCCGCCTCCAGCGCCAGCGCGACTTCCGGCTGGTCTATGACATGCCGGCCGCGATGGTTCTGCAGGCCGACGCCATCGGTTTTTTGCCCATGACGGTTACCAACCTGCCTGCGCCGGCAGCCGGCAAGCGCCGCTACGCGTGGCGCTATCTCGATGGCGACGGTGCGCGGCCAGAGACCGACTCGGTCAGTTATCTTGATTACGGCAAGCGGCTCGCCGTCTCCACTTTCGCCGATTACGCCGCACTTGCCCGCGCCTACCAGGACCGCACGGCCGCAAGCGCACTGCCCGACGACACGGTGATGGCGCTCGCAGCACGCGTGACCGGTGATGTGGTCGAGCCCCGTGCGCGTGCGATCGCGTTATCCGACTGGGTGCGCCGCAACGTGCGCTACGTGGACATGCACCTCGGCCCCGGCGGCGTCATGCCGCATGCGGCGGCCACGGTGCTGGCGAACCGCTACGGCGACGCCAAGGATCACGCGATACTGCTAGTCGCACTGCTGGCCAGCGCCGGCATCGACAGCACCGTTGCCCTCGTCAACAACGGCAACGCCTACCGGTTGCCGGCCGCGCCGACGCTGGGCGTGCTCAATCACGCGATCGTCTACGTGCCGTCGCTGCAGCTGTATCTCGATTCGACGGCCGACAGCGTGGCGGGCGGCTTCTTGCCGGCGGCTTTACTCGGCAAACCGGCAGTGCTGACGCGCTCGGGCGAGTTCGCGATGCTCCCCTTCTTCCAGCAGGCGCGTAGCCACACGCTCACGCAGTTCACCATCCAGTCCGATGGCAGCAGCCGCTTTACGGTCACGCGCACCGGCAGCGGCGCTCTGGCAGAACCGTACCGAAACGTCCCGGGCGGCGATGCCGCAATATCGTCGCGCGGCGCCAGCAACGGTTTCACGCAACCACCGGGCTCGGCGCGGCTGGCCACTAGCTACGATCTGAAGGGTAGCCTGGGCGAGGCCGTGTTCGCGTTCGCGCAGGTACCCGAGCGGCACCAGGACTTCGTGTGCCCTGCGATCGATGCCGAGGACGAATTGCGCTTTCATCTGCCGACGCGCTCGCGTGTGAAGGCCTTGCCCCGCGCCGTGCACGTGGACGACGCCAACTTTGCCTACCACTCGCGCTATGCGCGGCGCGGCGCGCTGGTAACGGTGCAGCGCCAGCTCAAGTTTCGCCACACGGCGGCAACCTGCACGCCCGACGACTACCGGCGCATGCGACCCGCGCTCGAGCGCATGGTGCGCGACCTGCGCTCACAGGTCGTGTTCAAGCGCGGCTGA